GCTTGCGGGGTGGAGCGGCAGGCTCATGGATCACGAAAAACGGTATATCCCCGAACAATATCAGCAGCTGCCGGTATTCGGCGGCTGGTGGGGCGGCGGGATTCCCGATAGGGAACTCCTGTTACGGGAGGGGGTAAAAAGGGCTCTGATAACCAGCCCAAACCCGGAAATCGTGGATTCACGGGCGGCGGATTTGGAACAGCTCGGTATCAGGATACTGAGCCTCAAGGCTGCCGAACTGAAGGACTATATCACGGTACTGCGCGATCTGGGCCGTGAGATGGGTATACCGGAACGGGGGGAAGAGCTGGCCCGTTACGGCGAGGATGCCCTGGCGAAGGTTACCGCCTGGACAAGCGGTCTTAGTGAGTCTGAGAAACCACGGGTTTACATTGCCCATGGGCCGGTCGGCCTTGCAACCATGCAGGCCCGGGATCTGCTTGAACTTGCGGGGGGCAGAAACGCTATCGATTTTGGTGGTCTGCAATCCTGGCCTACCATGACCTTTGAACAGGTTATGGAGCTTGACCCCGATGTGATCCTGGTGTCGAACCCTGATGGGGCAAGAAATGTCAGCGCCGATCCGAAATGGAAAACCCTCAGGGCCTACAAGGAAGGCAGACTGTATATCGTACCCCTGGGGCCCTTCGGCTGGATGCATATGCCTGAGGTGACCCGTTTTATCGGCGCCCAGTGGCTTGCGTGGAAACTACACCCTGACCGGTGTGACCTGGACATACGGGCTGAAACCAAACGTTTTACGGATCTGTTCATGCACACCAATCTTACCGAAGCCCAGATAGACGATATACTGTCCTCGGGGCTGTCCGGAAACATGGTAAAGGAAAACTGACGGCAGGGTATGAATATCATTAAAAAATACCCCCTGCCTATTATGTCCGCAGTTCTGACAGCATTGGTGTTGGTTAGTTTTGTGGTTGGGCGGTATCATGTTACCCTGGGAGAAATACTTCAAACCGCGGTTATCGAAATTATGAATAGGTTCTTTACGCTGTTTA
This window of the Treponema primitia ZAS-1 genome carries:
- a CDS encoding ABC transporter substrate-binding protein, whose protein sequence is MEKVSIPNPGLFKRTIALFFALFFLAAAAYASPAAESKGLAETGRDSGIFAPTEKIYGPNFTDNFILYIMDPDRLAGWSGRLMDHEKRYIPEQYQQLPVFGGWWGGGIPDRELLLREGVKRALITSPNPEIVDSRAADLEQLGIRILSLKAAELKDYITVLRDLGREMGIPERGEELARYGEDALAKVTAWTSGLSESEKPRVYIAHGPVGLATMQARDLLELAGGRNAIDFGGLQSWPTMTFEQVMELDPDVILVSNPDGARNVSADPKWKTLRAYKEGRLYIVPLGPFGWMHMPEVTRFIGAQWLAWKLHPDRCDLDIRAETKRFTDLFMHTNLTEAQIDDILSSGLSGNMVKEN